One window of Anaerolineae bacterium genomic DNA carries:
- a CDS encoding cyclic nucleotide-binding domain-containing protein: MIESKYLKDDMHNIQQLLSVPSLKNFEIESLGKMLRLSKMRQYEDGEPIIKEGDMDLWLYVLLSGKVRVKKDGINICTLSRSGEIFGEMRILDKLSRSASVYAEGKTICLAVNIGATDKFSSDDEAASFLLLLYKVFAEYMSVRLRLLNEELVNIKKQFEMLQKRTDEKNRQTK, from the coding sequence ATGATTGAATCAAAATATCTTAAAGATGACATGCACAATATACAGCAACTTCTTTCGGTTCCCAGCTTGAAGAATTTCGAAATAGAGAGTCTTGGAAAAATGCTCAGGCTGAGCAAGATGAGACAATACGAAGACGGGGAACCTATTATCAAAGAAGGGGATATGGACTTATGGCTCTATGTTCTTCTCTCCGGCAAGGTGCGAGTGAAAAAAGATGGAATAAACATTTGCACGCTAAGCAGGAGCGGTGAAATTTTTGGCGAAATGAGAATCCTGGACAAGTTAAGCAGGTCGGCATCAGTATATGCGGAAGGCAAAACCATCTGCCTGGCCGTTAACATTGGTGCTACAGATAAGTTTTCTTCTGACGATGAAGCAGCAAGTTTCTTGTTATTGTTGTACAAGGTATTTGCGGAATATATGTCAGTCAGGTTGCGTTTATTAAACGAAGAGCTGGTTAATATCAAAAAACAGTTCGAGATGCTGCAGAAAAGAACAGATGAAAAAAACCGTCAAACAAAATAA
- a CDS encoding B12-binding domain-containing radical SAM protein, whose protein sequence is MNQDTPNILLVNPWICDFAAYDVWAKPIGLLALASILRYHGYNVAYIDCLDRFHQKAVKTDLHARYGRGPYLKTRIPRPNGLEDVSRNYSRYGIREEWFRDDLLSIPKPDLVLVTSLMTYWHQGVRHAIDIIKEIYPNALVVLGGIYATLCRDHADVHSGADRVITGPTAQHILKLAEEFTGFAVSPKYNPDNPDTYPYPAFDLQRKISYIPVLTSTGCPFSCAYCASHFLNPKRALRSPESVVEEICYWHEKYDVIDFVFYDDALLVDAEKHAVPILEKIIQAGMNLRFHTPNAVHIQCISDQTADLMYKAGFKTLRLGLETAAFEKRKDFDKKVTEDEFMRAVACLKNAGFNKDQVGAYLLAGLPGQTISSIEDSIKTVKQNNITPVIAYYSPIPHTAMWGKALASSRYNLEADPVFTNNSILPCQQEPFSWEMISYLKSLAASNPAD, encoded by the coding sequence ATGAATCAAGACACCCCGAATATTCTGCTTGTAAATCCCTGGATATGCGACTTTGCAGCTTACGACGTCTGGGCAAAGCCGATAGGACTTCTCGCACTTGCCTCCATTCTTCGCTACCACGGATATAATGTTGCATATATTGACTGCCTTGACAGGTTTCATCAAAAAGCCGTCAAAACCGATCTTCATGCGAGATACGGCCGCGGCCCGTATTTAAAAACCAGAATCCCCAGACCAAACGGTCTTGAGGATGTATCCAGAAACTATTCCAGATACGGAATCAGGGAAGAATGGTTCAGAGACGATCTCCTATCCATACCAAAACCCGATCTTGTTCTTGTCACTTCACTTATGACTTACTGGCATCAGGGTGTGCGGCATGCCATTGACATCATTAAAGAAATATATCCGAACGCATTGGTGGTTCTTGGCGGTATTTATGCCACTCTCTGCCGGGATCACGCCGATGTTCATTCAGGCGCGGACAGAGTCATAACCGGTCCAACAGCTCAACACATCCTCAAGCTGGCTGAAGAATTTACAGGCTTTGCTGTCAGCCCAAAATATAACCCTGACAATCCTGATACATATCCTTATCCTGCATTTGACTTGCAAAGAAAAATCTCCTATATTCCCGTTCTCACGTCAACAGGATGCCCCTTTTCCTGCGCCTACTGCGCGTCACATTTTTTAAATCCAAAAAGAGCTTTGCGAAGCCCGGAATCCGTGGTGGAAGAAATATGCTACTGGCATGAAAAATATGATGTAATCGATTTTGTGTTTTACGATGATGCGCTCCTTGTGGACGCTGAAAAGCATGCTGTCCCAATACTGGAAAAAATAATTCAGGCAGGTATGAATCTGCGGTTTCACACGCCAAATGCCGTCCATATCCAGTGCATTTCGGATCAGACAGCAGATCTGATGTATAAAGCAGGCTTTAAAACACTGCGTCTTGGGCTTGAAACCGCAGCCTTTGAAAAAAGAAAGGATTTTGATAAAAAGGTAACCGAGGATGAATTTATGCGGGCTGTTGCCTGCCTGAAGAATGCGGGCTTTAATAAAGATCAGGTCGGCGCATATCTGTTAGCCGGCCTGCCCGGGCAAACGATAAGCTCAATTGAAGATTCCATCAAAACCGTCAAACAAAATAATATAACACCTGTTATCGCCTATTATTCACCGATTCCCCACACAGCCATGTGGGGAAAAGCTCTCGCCTCCTCGCGCTACAATCTTGAAGCAGACCCTGTATTTACAAACAACTCAATACTGCCGTGTCAACAGGAGCCTTTTTCATGGGAAATGATTTCATACCTAAAGAGCCTGGCCGCATCTAATCCGGCTGATTAA
- a CDS encoding winged helix-turn-helix transcriptional regulator: MLTELEKKILASIQGDISVTKQPYLEIAEQLGISENTFLEKLKDLCDRGVIRRFGATIRHQKSGFKANAMVAWRVDENQIDEVGKKMASFRQVSHCYRRNPSDDWPYNLYTMIHAGDEESCREIALKISKATSVNTYTLLFSREELKKISMEYFPQDAIGLED; this comes from the coding sequence ATGTTAACAGAACTTGAAAAAAAGATCCTGGCCTCAATCCAGGGCGACATTTCCGTAACAAAGCAGCCGTATCTTGAAATCGCGGAGCAATTAGGTATTTCAGAAAATACTTTTCTGGAAAAGCTGAAAGATCTTTGCGACAGGGGGGTAATACGGCGTTTTGGCGCAACCATACGGCACCAGAAATCAGGGTTTAAGGCAAATGCCATGGTAGCCTGGAGGGTTGACGAAAACCAGATAGATGAAGTCGGGAAAAAGATGGCATCTTTCAGGCAGGTTTCACATTGTTACAGGAGAAACCCCAGTGACGATTGGCCATACAACCTCTACACCATGATTCACGCCGGGGATGAAGAGTCCTGCAGGGAAATAGCTCTGAAGATATCGAAAGCAACCTCGGTCAATACATATACACTCCTTTTCAGCCGCGAGGAATTGAAAAAAATCTCAATGGAATACTTTCCGCAGGATGCCATAGGATTAGAGGATTAG